From the genome of Leptolyngbya sp. FACHB-261, one region includes:
- the ppc gene encoding phosphoenolpyruvate carboxylase translates to MSSLLRTPGHEQPDGPSGTSSASGSLRERSPDQETSAPLVTADPLLRHRLMLVEDLLELVLREECGQQLVDLLRQLRSMCSPEGQAPQYPEAEVLTLVEALDLNEAIRAARAFALYFQLINIVEQHYEQRGQEQLYRREQHRLEQALLPDGHKPMVRSGEGTFRWLLNELRRLNVPPQHIQTLIDNLDVRLVFTAHPTEIVRHTIRGKQRSIAGILRDLDRLDPEPVAQTGLQGTLQAAAGDWEIESLHSQLTEEIRLWWRTDELHQFKPTVLDEVDFTLHYFQEVLFDAAPKLYERLRRSLAETFPSLQPPSYNFCKFGSWVGSDRDGNPSVTPEVTWQTACYQRNLVLERYIQSVKHLSNLLSLSLHWCDVMPDLLEVLEQDQRSMPDVYEAHAIKFRQEPYRLKLAYVQERLRRTQERNRLLKEGHDAREFPNTDHYPTAASFLNDLHLIQRNLQETGLTCSYLEVLLRQVEIYGFNLAHLDIRQESSFHSDAWAEVAEYLQILPRNYNELSENERIIWLTTELQTRRPLVPAELPFSERTCEAIETLRMVRKLQIEFGPEICQTYVISMSHQVSDLLEVLLLAKEAGLYDPATCTGSLMVVPLFETVEDLKRAPAVVTELLELPLYRCYVTCQNNIQEVMLGYSDSNKDSGFLSSNWEIYKAQQALQKTVEAHGVQVRIFHGRGGSVGRGGGPAYEAILAQPGRSINGRIKITEQGEVLASKYSLPELALYNLETVTTAVIQASLLRTSFDDIQPWNEIMEELATRSREVYRNLIYEDPGLVEFFHQVTPIEEISQLQISSRPARRGGKKDLASLRAIPWVFSWTQSRFLLPAWYGIGTALKEFIDLEPEEHLKLLRYFYFKWPFFKMVISKVEMTLAKTDLQIARHYMRELTRPEDLAMAETLFEKIAAEYHCTVELVRTVTEHEHLLDGDPDLQRSVQLRNGSIVPLGFLQASLLKRLRQHKGTGGTTPGGTGVIRSRYSRSELLRGALLTINGIAAGMRNTG, encoded by the coding sequence ATGAGTTCACTGCTGCGGACGCCAGGTCACGAGCAGCCGGATGGGCCGTCTGGCACATCATCAGCATCTGGTTCGCTTCGCGAACGCTCACCAGATCAAGAGACAAGCGCACCTCTGGTGACTGCCGACCCCCTGTTGCGTCACCGGCTGATGCTGGTCGAGGACTTGCTAGAGCTAGTCCTGCGCGAGGAATGTGGGCAGCAATTGGTGGATCTACTGCGCCAGTTACGCTCGATGTGCTCACCCGAGGGCCAAGCTCCCCAGTATCCCGAAGCTGAGGTGCTCACGCTCGTGGAGGCACTAGACCTCAATGAAGCCATCCGTGCTGCTCGGGCCTTTGCGCTCTATTTCCAGCTGATCAATATTGTTGAACAGCACTACGAGCAGCGAGGCCAGGAACAGCTCTACCGTCGAGAGCAACACCGTTTAGAGCAGGCCCTGCTACCTGATGGTCACAAGCCGATGGTTCGCTCCGGTGAGGGCACCTTCCGCTGGCTATTGAATGAGCTGCGCCGCCTCAATGTGCCGCCTCAACACATCCAGACCCTCATTGACAATCTAGATGTGCGCTTGGTTTTTACCGCTCACCCTACTGAAATCGTGCGGCACACGATTCGCGGTAAGCAACGCAGCATCGCTGGCATTCTCCGGGATCTAGACCGTCTTGATCCTGAGCCGGTGGCACAAACCGGTTTGCAAGGCACGCTACAAGCTGCTGCAGGCGATTGGGAGATTGAGTCCTTGCACAGCCAGCTCACCGAGGAAATTCGTCTGTGGTGGCGCACCGACGAGTTGCACCAATTCAAACCCACGGTACTGGATGAGGTGGACTTTACGCTGCACTACTTCCAGGAAGTCCTGTTCGATGCCGCGCCTAAACTCTACGAGCGACTGCGGCGCTCCCTGGCTGAAACCTTTCCCTCTCTGCAGCCACCCAGCTATAACTTCTGCAAGTTCGGCTCTTGGGTTGGCTCAGATCGCGATGGCAACCCCTCCGTAACCCCGGAAGTGACCTGGCAGACTGCCTGCTACCAGCGCAACTTGGTTTTGGAGCGATACATTCAGTCGGTCAAGCACCTATCAAACCTCCTCAGCCTGTCGCTACACTGGTGCGATGTCATGCCGGACCTGCTCGAAGTTTTGGAGCAGGACCAGCGCTCGATGCCAGATGTTTATGAAGCGCACGCCATCAAGTTCCGTCAGGAACCCTACCGGCTCAAGCTTGCGTATGTGCAAGAACGGCTACGACGTACCCAAGAGCGGAACCGTTTGCTGAAGGAAGGCCACGACGCTAGAGAGTTTCCCAACACCGATCACTATCCAACTGCGGCAAGTTTCCTCAACGACTTGCACCTGATTCAGCGCAATCTTCAGGAAACAGGGCTCACCTGCTCATATTTAGAGGTACTGCTCCGGCAGGTCGAGATTTACGGTTTCAACCTGGCCCATCTCGATATCCGTCAGGAAAGCAGCTTCCATTCCGATGCTTGGGCAGAGGTGGCTGAGTACCTGCAAATCTTGCCGCGAAACTACAATGAACTCTCGGAAAACGAGCGCATCATCTGGTTGACCACCGAGCTACAAACCCGGCGGCCATTGGTTCCCGCTGAGTTGCCTTTTTCTGAGCGAACCTGCGAGGCGATTGAAACTTTGCGCATGGTGCGCAAGCTCCAGATTGAGTTTGGTCCTGAGATCTGTCAGACCTATGTGATCAGCATGAGCCACCAGGTTTCTGATCTGCTGGAGGTATTGCTGCTAGCTAAAGAAGCTGGGCTTTATGATCCGGCCACCTGCACCGGTAGTTTGATGGTCGTGCCGCTGTTTGAAACGGTAGAAGATCTCAAGCGGGCCCCAGCCGTAGTTACTGAGTTGCTGGAGCTGCCTCTGTATCGCTGCTATGTCACCTGTCAAAACAACATTCAGGAGGTGATGCTGGGGTATTCCGACAGCAACAAAGACTCAGGCTTCCTCAGCAGCAATTGGGAGATCTACAAAGCCCAGCAAGCCCTTCAGAAAACAGTAGAAGCACACGGTGTACAAGTGCGCATCTTCCACGGTCGCGGTGGCTCAGTGGGCCGGGGCGGCGGTCCTGCTTATGAGGCGATTCTGGCTCAACCGGGACGCAGCATCAACGGCCGGATCAAGATCACCGAGCAGGGCGAGGTGTTGGCCTCGAAGTATTCGCTACCAGAACTGGCCTTGTACAACCTAGAGACCGTTACTACGGCTGTCATTCAAGCCAGTCTGCTGCGCACTAGCTTCGATGACATTCAGCCCTGGAACGAAATCATGGAGGAGCTGGCAACTCGCTCCCGTGAGGTCTACCGCAATCTGATTTATGAAGATCCGGGCCTAGTCGAGTTCTTCCACCAGGTCACACCGATCGAAGAGATTTCGCAACTCCAGATCAGTTCGCGTCCAGCCCGACGCGGCGGCAAGAAAGATCTCGCTAGCTTGCGGGCGATTCCTTGGGTATTTAGCTGGACCCAGAGCCGCTTTCTGTTGCCTGCCTGGTACGGCATCGGCACAGCGCTCAAGGAATTTATCGATTTGGAGCCCGAGGAACATCTGAAGCTCCTGCGCTACTTCTACTTCAAGTGGCCCTTCTTCAAAATGGTCATTTCCAAGGTCGAAATGACCCTGGCCAAAACCGACCTGCAAATTGCGCGTCATTACATGCGCGAGTTGACTCGGCCAGAGGACCTAGCTATGGCGGAAACTCTGTTTGAAAAGATCGCGGCTGAATATCACTGCACCGTCGAGCTCGTCCGCACTG